In Bacteroides cellulosilyticus, the genomic stretch CAACATTTTTATCGGACTCAAAAATCTCATGTTCTCCTGGCAGGGAAATAGAGAAAGTACTTCCATACCCCAGTTTACTATCCACCGTAATCGTCCCATGCAGCATATCAACCCATTCTTTTACCAAAGAAAGCCCGATACCGCTTGATAAGTTAGCGTCTGTCTGTCCCAAGGTTTCGAAACGTTTAAATAACATATCTATTTTATGCAATTCAATTCCATTTCCCTCATCTTTAACCTTAATAAGCAGATTCTTTTCTTTAAATTCAAGAATCAAATCAATATTCTTCCCATCCGGAGTATATTTAAAGGCATTTGACAGTAGATTAAACAATATTTTTTCCAGTTTATCCATATCTGTGTAAAGAGTATAATTATCATAAGGACAAACAAAATGGAAATCGATATTCCGCTGATGGGCCAAGCCCGTAAAGTTATCATAGATTTTTTTAGACAGTGTTACAACGTCCGCCTGCTCAATATACAACTTCATTTTGTTGTTCTGTATCTTTCTGAAATCAAGCAATTGATTGATAAGACGCAGCATACGGTCAGTGTTCTTCTTTGCAAGCTGTATGTTTTCCTGTCCCTCATCACTTAATTTCTCCCGATTAATAATCTCTTCTATAGGGCTTGCAATTAAAGTTAGGGGAGTGCGCAATTCATGAGATATATCCGTAAAGAAACGAAGTTTCAAGTTGGTAAGTTGCTGTTCAAAGTCCACTTTCCGTCTCAAGTTAAATATATAAGCAAAAGTAGCAGAGATCGCCAGAATTACCACTACTATTAACGCTATATATAACAGCCATGCCCAGCCTGTCTCCCAGAAGATAGGTTTCACATGAATAGCCAGCTGTGCCGTATTTTCCACCCAAAGCCCATCTCCATTCGTTGATTTCACTTCTAAAATAAAGTCTCCCGCCGGCAGATTCACCAAACTTGCCGTACGGCTATTTCCTATGTAGTTCCATTCTTCATCTATATTTTTCAGCCGATAGGCATATTGCAAATGCCCCGAACCTGCAAAATCCAAAGCAGCAAAAGTAATTGAGACATTACGCTCATCCTTTTCCAGCGTTAATTCCCGATTGGTAACAGGAGAAGATCTTTCCTGTTTATAATTCTTTCGGGTCCTCACATCCGTGAAAACAATATGTGGAGCAAACGGGCTTTTTTTGAGTTTATCCAAATCCAAGTATAAAACTTCCCTGTTCAAAGCTACATACATTCCATTGTTTTTATCCCTGATGAATGGTATTTCAGACACGGCCAGATGAGAATGGAAATAAAAGCGATCATAAGTATCTATAGTATTCTCAACCGGATTATATTTACAGATATGATTCTCAAAATTAATCCACAACTCATTATCTTTCCCTTCTGAAATAGTATAAGCCATATCGGAAGGCAATCCATTTAGTTTATTCAAATGGATAAATTCGATATTATCACATAGAAGGTCTTTAGAACTTACCAGATTTAGTCCACTACTATGAGTAACTACATAAATATCTCCTTTACGGCTTTCAAATACATATACTACATCATTATTACTAAGACTATTGGCACGTTTCGTTTCGCATTGATTCAGATTAAACTGTATTTTTTCCCATTGATCCGCATTTGTAGAAAAAGTCAGTAGCCCATCAGTGGTTCCCACCAGCATTATTCCTGCTGAAGTACAAAGCAGACTCCGCACCCTCAGATATTTGTTCTTGGGATAGAGTTCCAGTCCATTTTGATAATGCGCAAATTTCAGATTGGGAAAGCTGCCCTCCACTACATTCAATCCTCCCCCATACGTTCCAACCCAAATGTTTCCTTTTGTATCCTGACAAATAGAAAAAATAGCATCAGAACTCAATGAGTTTTTATCTTTCTCATTGTGTTTGAAATGATAAATCCGGAACTTTCCCGCTTCCGGAACTGCTACATAGATTCCTCCTGTCCTGCTACCCATCCATATCCTGTGCTGCTCATCCTCAAAAAAGCAATAGATATCCGCACCAAAAACAAGTTGCTTGTCTTTTACCAAATGCCCATCCCGGCTAAGATTACCGCAATACTCATGATTATCATTGTAGATTTCTATTCTTTCACTTTTATCAGCCACCCATATTCTCTGTTTGGAATCAACAAACAACCCGCGTATCTTATCATTGTGCCCTGTAGAGAAGTAGCTGTAACTCTCATTTAAGAAGGTCAGCTGATCGACACCGGAATCACAGCTTAACCATATATTTTGCTGATTATCTATCAGAAATTTCCTCCCGGTTGCATGATAATATGTATGTTCTCCATTTATGTACGTATAGCCTTGCTCAAAAACATTCGTTATAGGATTGTAAAATGAAAATTCGCCATTTGGAGCCAATATCCATATACGTCCGTAATTATCCTCATGGATAAAAATATTCGCTTTTTCCTTTTGGCTCAAAGGATAATTTATAAAGCTAATGCTTTTCTGTTTTAAATCACACCGGATAACATTTTCCTTTCCGTTAATCATCCACAGTATGCCATTGTTTGAAAGTAAATGATAAGATGGCTGTATGTCAGGATGATTCTCATTCACCAAAATGCTTTCTGCATGGTTGTTTTGAGTATCGTAGATGATTATACCCCGATTAGTCATAATACCCATTTTCGCATTAGGTAGTTCCAACAAGTCTATGATACCGTAATCAGTTTCTTTTATGGATATCTCTTTTATTCCTTCTTCCGGTGTATACGTTACCAATTCTCCATCCGGAGAAGACATATAAAGGATATGATCAATACATATTGCATTATTAAAATTCCGGCTGTCCGATAATTCCCGTTTTCCATAGACAAAGCATCCTTTATCAGTCAATACCCATTCATTATCATGAGCATCACGTACGACTGAATAAACACGGTTACCATGTTGCGGAACAGAACCGGAAGGAAGGAACATAACTCCTTTATCTTTTTTATACATGGCTTCATCAATACGCCATAAATTACCGTCAGAAGCTATTATCCATATGATCCCATTTGTCAATGGAATCATTTTCTCTACCAACTTGCATTCCTCTATCTGTGGATGATAGACAAAAATATCATTGAATTTTTCCTGGCGCACATCAAATAGATAAACCTTATCATCGTATGTATGACACCACAAGGCATCATCGGCTCCTTTGACAATGCTTACTAATCTATTGTATTTTAGTTTTGTATCATCTGTAGGATACGACTTATAATTCTTAAAAGTATATCCGTCAAACTTTTCCAGTCCATTCCATGTAGCCAACCAAATGTACCCATCATTATCCTGAAGCATATCCTGCACAATATTTTGTGACAAGCCATCTTCTATTGAATAATGCCGTACGTTGATCATCTCTTGTGCAGACAGTGCAGGAAGCAGATGACACCATATTATGGTCAGTAATAATTTTACTTTTGTATTCATCATAGTATAAGTAAGAAAGATTAATGTGGAGCAAATTTATTCCTTTTTTGGAAATTACGGATGAAAATCTGTAATAAAGCATTCCGACTACCCAATTTGAAGAAACAAACTTATTCCTCCCCCCCCCAACATCAAAGCTGCATTGCTATCGTTCAGTTCTTTCATATCCCGTCAACTGTCCTATTCATCGGCCTTTACACTGAAAGTACCCCTTCAGGGAATACTTTCAGCTTTCAGCCGTCACAATACACATTCCCATACTCCGTGTGCCGATGCACCACCCCTGCCTTCAGCAGTACCTGCCCGAAGCGCATGGTAGCGTTGTTCCAAGGATTTTCATAGGTAAATCCTACTAACATCACTACCTTTATGTACCGATTTAGAAACGACTGACTGGAGTCATTCACTCGAACAACTTCAGTCGGCCGATCTACCAACTCCAGTCACTCATCCGGCTGACTCTAGTGGTTCACTTTTAAAACAACACCTTTGGGTCAACAAGCATATACATTTAAAGCATTAAGATACAAGCATTATGGCAATAGTTTACGACTGGTACGAGAATCCCCCAAATAAACCTGAAAGCATTTTCCCCCGACACGAAAACGGTGAAACGTGCCATCGGCAACACCCGGCTGCACAAGATTGTAGTGGTATATAAAGGAATGGAAATGCGGGTGTGCGAGGAAATGACCTGATTCGCCTGAAAGAACCTTCCTTGTCCTTCAGGCGACAGTTTCAGCGGAAAAGCCGATGAATAAAGACAAGTATGAAGCCAGTAAACAACTCATTTTTAGTAAAACCAGTAACCCAAGTACACCAAAACAAACCCTGACAAAAAAACCGGATACCAGAGAAATGCGTTCTCTGTATCCGGCTCCCGATAGTGCCTATACTTTTATTTTGTACTTGCCAGCATCAAAGTTGCATCAGCATCGTTCAAAGCGTAAATGCTCTTTTGAATGTTGCTGTCGTAAGCATTGCTCTTAGAGTTCCAACGGGCGTAGTTTACTGCAATTTCATTGTTACTGTACTCTACATTCATTTTGAAGTAAGGAACCCAAGCTTCTTTTACGCTGTCCCACTTGGAAGCTTCCTTGCTGACTACGCGGTTTTCGTTATCGTAAGTATACGTGTAACGGAGGTGGCGGAACAAGTGACCGTCTTCGTTCTTAAAGATGGTCTTCGCGGTCATCAGTTCACCGGTCATCTCTTCATTCTTTACGTACTGGGTAGGATTGCTTGCACTTGCAGAGAAGTTCATTACACTTGCCATTACTACTACCATCATTACCACTGCTTTAGAAATTAAGTTCGTTTTCATAATCGTTATTTTTTTATTGTTATTACTTCTTGATTTTTAAAAGGAAGTCTTTGTCAACCGCCTTCGACTATATATAGTCAATTGCCGTGCCAAAGCAATAAAACACTGATTATCAACGATTATTCACTTTTAAGTAGTGTTCATTAACGAACAAGTGTCCGCACAAAAGCGGACAAATCAAGAATAGGAGAATATGAATCGTACAATTAATATTGCTGTATATACGTATCCAAACAATCCGTAGCCGATAACGCTAATTTTCCTTTTATACGTTGCTTTGCCTTCAGCACCGAACGGGGAGTTATATTGAAGAGAACTGCAATAGCCTTATTACCCAACCGGGCACGAACCAGATAGCATAACTTCAATTCCTGCATACTCAGTCCATATGAAGATAACGTCTCCGACAGGCAATCACCATACAGCATATCAATGACAGTAAACAGATTCGCCCACTCAGCCTCATCCCGGACAAGTCCGTAAGACGGATGCTGATGAAGACGAAGCAATTGCCCCATAGACACAAGTAGGGAAGAAGAACATTCAGCCAGTGCCGAGGCATTCTGATAGTCTTTCAGTTGTTTAGTCAGTTGTTTATTGCGGAATAACAGACAGGCATTCCAGTTATCATGATAAGTTTCCATATTCTATTTCTCGTTCTTTTATGTTCCATATAATTTGCATTCTCAATGCCGCCTCACTCTTCCGATTCAACGTCATCAGAACGTATAATACTACTCCCGGTATCCCAATTCTCCGCAATCTCCTCCACTTCCCTGCGCATCTCTTCAATAGCTGTAGAATAAACCTTGGGCTTCCGATTCAGCACATTCCATTTCATATCCCCGAACTTGTCTTTATCCCGATAGTCCGGCTCGGAATAAAGCTTAGCCAACAGATAGTAAGGATAGATTCTACCCGGCAGGCGACTAACAGAAATAAGAAAAAAAGCCTCGGCACATTTATATTCATGTAACGCCTGGCAGTTCTTACCCATAATATTCAATATCATCGGATCATTGCTATACAACCGTGCCTGATCCAAATATTCAAAAGATTCGTCATAGCGACCGGATTTATGCAGACTATGCCCATATTCAAACAAGAATGCACCCTTCTTCCTCAAAGACGGATAAAGCTTTTCATAAGCCCTGTTGGCAGCTTCGTAAGCCCCCGAGCGATAGAGTATTCTCGCATTCACCCAATCCCGGCAGGCATCTCTTTCTTGTGTCCATTTTTCCGCATAACCTCCGAGCCACACCACCAGACAAACACACAGAACAAGATACTTGCCAATTACATCACCTATCCCACAGGCAAGAAGCAGACATATAGCAGTTACGATGAAAGCCGGAAGATGCAACGGATAGGAAGAAAAAGAAAATACAAGCAGGGAAATAAGGGCTCCACAGATACCATAACGGCGGAGCTTCACTCCTATCCAAAGACAACCAAAGATTACAAACAGCACCAGTATACACATAGCGACACCATACGTCAGGGCAAACTCCATATACTCATTAAATGCATATTCAGGACTTCCTGCCACACGTTCTTCCCAAGAAGCATAGTTCCCTGAGGCAAAATATAAACTTTGAGCCTCGCCATAAGCACAAGCGAATCCGGTAGGGCATCCCCACGGATGAGCAGCAATAGCCCGGCAAGTTATCTTCCACATGAACAGACGGCCCAATGCAGAATCGGGTTTCAAAAAGAACATCCCGGCAGCAGCCAGCGACAGAAGCAAAAATATTCCGGCTCCCCATAAAACATAACGCTTCTTGTAGCGACGCCACAATATACTCCATTTTCGTTTGTCACGATGCATATATGCCACCCAAGCACAGCTTATTGCCGCAGCTACCCAAGCAGAGCGGCTCATGGTGGAAGGTAATACGCAAAGAATAAGCATACCCGACACGGCAGCCGTACCTTTTTCTATTTTATAGCGCGCAGGCATCCCTTTCCAACCACAAATGCGCAGATACAGATGAAGGCATACAGGCAGCGCCATTGCCAGATAACCCGCATACGGACCGGGATTGAAAAAAGAACCTATAAGTGCATAACGTGAATGACCGGAAACAGAAAATCCATAAAGCTGGCACAATCCCCACACTGCCTCAACACTTCCCAAAATAACTAAACTCCACGCCACATAAGCATAAAAATGCCGGAACTCCAAAGCATCTTCCCTGTAAGCCTTTCCGAACAACTGCAGGAAAGAAGCAATAAGAATGCATCCGGAAGAAAACAACACAGCCTTTCCTAACCAGACCCATTGCCCAACAGTTTCTCCGGAAGGAAGTTCGGGAGTTGTCGCACAAGCAAGACTCTGTAAGGAACATACAGCCGCAAACAACAGTAAGACCATTACTGCTGTCTTTATTTTATAAGTTTGTATTTTTCCCATCTTCTTACATTAGCCAGCTCTTTTCTTTATCATCTCATTCTATCTTTTTAAATGTCCTATCCCATCGAACCTTACCCGCACCCCTATCCACCGACTTCCAGATCCGGACAACCTTACCCACAATAAAAGGTTCCGGAAGCAAGCCCCAATAACGGGAATCTTGAGAATTCATAACCTTATCGCCTGCAACGAAATAATAGTTCTCTTTAAAACGGTAAGTATGGATCACACTGTCGTTCAGGAAAACCGTATCACTATGCAGGAAAAGTTTCTTTCTTTGTTCCCATTCTATCGCATTCCGATATAGGACAGCATGTTTAGGATTCATCTCTATCTCATCTCCTTTTGCAGGAAGATAGAGAGGACCAAAACACACGATATTCCAGTTCACCAATCCATTATAAGGATACCCACTCATCACTATTCCATAATCTTTTTCCCTGCCATTTGCTACCATACGCATCAGTGCATCCTGTGACTCCACATTTCCCAACGACGTTTCACAACCACTCACCCGGTAGTGAGCCTTCTTGATCTCAAACGTATCCCCCGGCAAAGCCACACATCGCTTTACATAGTAAGACATCAAGTTCAGGCCTATACTGTCCCATTGTGCAGGATAGGGAAAATTAAAAACCAACACATCATTCCGCCGTATCCTTCCCAATCCCGGCAGACGGGTAATCTTGACCTCTTTCCCTTCAAGAGCATCCCAAATATTAAAAATGCGTCCACCCATCACCCATTTATTCACCAAGATATTATCTCCGGCAAGCAGGGCAGGCTCCATTGAGTCGGAAGGAATCTTGAAAGTAGCGATACTGGTCACCTGAAGCAGTATCCATATCACCACTACTCCAAAAGCTATCAGGAACAGGTTGAGGAGCTTATCGACAACCCAAGACACCCCCTTCTTTTTCTTACCAGAACTGTTGTTTTCCATTTTTATATTCAAATATACGTTCATCCTTTCCACGGGTGTGATCTTTCAAATAGAGCAACGCACCTTCAGGAACCTTATAAAGCAAAGAATCGGAATGAGGACGTACCCTGCCTGCTGATGTCCACTCACCGTTATTATAATAGAAAAGTTCATACTCATCGTCCGTACGAATAAAATTATCACGGTTGCGGGGAGTGAATACAATCTTTTCGATGCGTCGGGGAGCACCCAAATCAAGTCCCGACCAGCCCCCTGTAGGCTGGGCATAATCAAAGGAGGTATAAGGATCTCCGTCGAACACGTTTGTGTATTCATGGGAACCGCCCAATCCGTTACCCCCCGGTGTACCGATAATCTTCCCTTTCAAAGGGACACTGTCAGCAAAAGATGTATAGAAAGCAACCTCCGAAATATTACAATAGCTGTCTTTAGGGCCATAATAGCGAACATAACGGTAAGATCGGGCACTATTTACCCGTGCAACATTCCAAAGCCGCTCGGGGAATTCCTTGATGATAAACAGTGTATCTTTCCTGTTGAAATGAGAGTCATTGCTACCTTCAAACACACCATCTACCATTCGCCGGACAAAAGGTTCAAAGTAAAGTTCATATTTATGGAGTAGGGTAACTTCAACCTCCCTACCTCCCGAAGGGAAAAATCGTACTTCACCGCTTTCCCTATCAAGCAAAAAAGGATCGCTTTGCGGGCATATACGGCCGTTTTCATAAGTTCCCAAGCGAAAGACAACTTGTCCCTCCACATCTTCAAAGACAGCACCAAGCTGCTTGTCGTAGAGGCACCACCCGATAGGAGCCCAGTCCATAAAGCTGGCGGAACAGAGATAGACCGGTTCGCCCTTCTTTAGAGGGCTGTAGAAGTTTCCGGGGCCAATCATTAATGTGCGGTTCTTGCTCCCCGCATATATAGCAGTAACATCACGAAAACAGGGATAACGAAAAGAGGGATGTCTCTCTTCCGGTTTCTTGCCCATAGCCCGAATCATTTCACGGTTAACGCTGAACGTGCGGCGATAAACCTTTCCCTTAGGGTCCCAATAATTATCAGGGCTATTCAGTTCAGAAGTAGGATCCAAAATGGAGCAACGATAGGAGTTGCCATCTTTGTCAAAGGCGGCATTCCAGTAATGGGGAACATTTTTATTTCCCCGCATCAACATGATTTCCTCGCTGCAAGGCAGGCCCAAAGCCCTGAAGACATACAGTTGCAAATCAGTGAAATTTACACAACTTCCCGAGCGCCAGTCCACTACTTTGGGACCGTAATGAGGACCAAATGAAAAAAGTTCGGTAAAATAGACCGGAGCCTTATGTAAGGTATCCATCAGTACTTGAGAAACGTACTTCGGATCTTCGGCTTCCGGAAGTCCTCGAATGCTGTCCAGCAATGGGTTATATTTATTATAGATTCTTTCACGCCAAGGTTCCAGCCTTTCATCGCCCACACGGTAAGGAAGAATAAACTCACAGAAATCGTCAAAAGAGACATTTTTCCCCCAAGGCTGTTCGTGCCATACTTTGAAAGCCCATTCTATATTCTCAATCAGATAGGCCGGATCAATATAGATATCGCTCTTCGCTTCTAACCTATCCAAATGAAAAGGGCCGCAAGCACGTTTAATGGAGTCCAACACTTTATCCGGATACATGGTGCCTTTGCCGTGAAGTTCAAAAAGCTTCAGGTAATCATTTAGAGCTTCACCTTCATAGCTATAGTGAAAAGGCAGATTTTCGATAAGAAAAACGGCAGCTCTATGCTTCAAAGAGTCATCTTGGTATTTGTCAAGAACAACCTGCAACTTGGGATTGGCTGATAGAATATCTTCCAAGGAAGGAGTAACTGAAACTCTGGAACAAGAAGTCAATGCTAGAAAAAAAAAGATAATTAATAAGTTACTGTATTCTTTCATAAGTATTTTAGTAATAAAATCTTCAATTCATCCATTCCACACAATTAATTTACAACATTTTACACATTCTATTCCAACGATAGTGTTTTGTCTCAGTATCTTTCGATTTCCATATAAACTCCGCTTTTCCAATAATATGATCTTCTGGAAGTAACCCCCAATAACGAGAATCATATGAATTATGGGGAGAGTCACCTGCCATGAAATAATAATTTTTCTGAAAAACATATACCTGTAAGTACTCTCTATTCAGCCAAACCGTATCATTCAACACATGCAATTCTCCACCTGTTTCATACAATACCAAATTCCAATAAGGCAAAATACTTTTACCATCAACCATAAGAGTATCACCGCGTTTTGGTACATAAAGAGGCCCAAAATCTGTAGTAGTCCAATTACATTGTTTGCTAAAAGAGAACATTTCACTATGCAACATTTCTTCTTTTTGAATGGTATATTTATAATAATCTATTTGACTCTTATAGTACCCCAAAGTATCCATCAGGCCTCTCACTTTATAAATCCCTTTTTCTATATAAAAGGTATCTCCTGGTATAGCAACACAACGTTTAATAATGTTCATACTTGTATTAAGCGTTATATGACTTCCATCAACATATGGATAATTAAAAACTAAGATATCATTATGATGTATATTTCTATAACCTTTAAGACGTTTGCACTCCAGATTTTTACTTCTTTGCACAGAAGTAAAATTAGTGATAATACGAGGACCAGGTATTTGTTTATTGACAAACACATAGTCTCCAGGTGTTATTGTAGGTTCCATAGATATAGAAGGTACTTTAAAAGATGCGAAAACAAAAAGTCTTAATAAAACAATGATAAATGATGTAACAAACGCTAAGATTAAATAAAATCTAAATTTAACAGCCACTTTCTTAAGTCTTTTCAACTTCTTCATTTTCTAGTCCTCTCTATCTATTAGTTAGTGATCGACTGCATAAAATATTTCTTTTTGATTATTTCAAAATAATGATCTGTTAAACTAGGAAAAGACCTATCTGGTATAAAAAAGTCCGACATTGTCAATGTCGTATCAATCACAAAATAATAAGGAGTTCCAATTCTCTCTGCTGGAATATTAATATATGGTAAGTTGTAAACATTCATATCTCTAATCCCAAGACGTTCCTTTACAATATTAAGATTTTTACTGCTTTCATAATCACCCCAAAATACAATGTTATTCTTTCCAATGCTATCTGAGTGACTAATTGTTTTAAGTATAGAGTATATAGTACATTCTTGGCAATTCAGTTCAGAAAACCGACAAATAAGAAGCTTATTTGTTCCTTGAAATGCATCTATGATCTTTCGTTCTTCTTTATTAAACACATTTTTTATTAATAGTAAACTATCTAATGCAATTCCATTATTAATCAAATTTACATCCAGATTAATCTTATACAAATTTGATAAAATATTTTTCGTTGTTACATCTCTTATTGTATTATTATAATACATCTTTTCAACTTTTATTTTATAAATCAAACAGATATTCAAAGCAGTCATTAATAGTATAATAATACATAGAATAATATATTTCTTAGAACATGACATGATAATTTTATTTACAATTTTTCATTTAAATAATAATAAAACAATACAGGATTAGAATCTTCCGTTAGATTTTCGAACAGAGAATCCAATAACAATTTATACCTCTCGCCATTGTATAATTGTGACTTTAGTGCCAATATTTGATAAGACTGAACATCAATTACAATACAATTTTCTTTATAACGTGCCTTAGGAGCGATATCCATAAAAGCAAAAAACGGATGATTACCAATGCCAGAACTTAAATAAGTTTTCTTCTTTCCATGAACATAAACCGCGCTTGGATACCCCCAGGGGGCCATAATATTGATATATGTAAAATTCTTCAACTCAATAAAATCTCCATTAAAAAAGTAATGATCTTCCAACATCTTATGAAATTGTTCAGTATTTACAATTTTTATATCAGTTACATTGTCTTGAGTTATATTAATATAGTATTTGGCCTCAACTAGAGAATCTTTAATACAGTATATTGTATCTACAATATTAGGACTATAATAAACTTCTTTTTGAAACTTGCGCAAGGTTCTATTTTTTGTATAATAAAAATCCTTTTTATATATATCTTTAAAAAAACTATAAATAACATCATTAACAGAGTTCGTTACAACTAACGAATTCTCCTTATCACCACCAAGTTTCGGATCATTCATTCCATAAATCTCATATGCTTTATTACCGGACTCCAAATATTCAAAATAATCATTAATAAAAGGTGTCTGTTCTGTTAATACATATTCG encodes the following:
- the lepB gene encoding signal peptidase I; this encodes MENNSSGKKKKGVSWVVDKLLNLFLIAFGVVVIWILLQVTSIATFKIPSDSMEPALLAGDNILVNKWVMGGRIFNIWDALEGKEVKITRLPGLGRIRRNDVLVFNFPYPAQWDSIGLNLMSYYVKRCVALPGDTFEIKKAHYRVSGCETSLGNVESQDALMRMVANGREKDYGIVMSGYPYNGLVNWNIVCFGPLYLPAKGDEIEMNPKHAVLYRNAIEWEQRKKLFLHSDTVFLNDSVIHTYRFKENYYFVAGDKVMNSQDSRYWGLLPEPFIVGKVVRIWKSVDRGAGKVRWDRTFKKIE
- a CDS encoding DUF3836 domain-containing protein; the encoded protein is MKTNLISKAVVMMVVVMASVMNFSASASNPTQYVKNEEMTGELMTAKTIFKNEDGHLFRHLRYTYTYDNENRVVSKEASKWDSVKEAWVPYFKMNVEYSNNEIAVNYARWNSKSNAYDSNIQKSIYALNDADATLMLASTK
- a CDS encoding hybrid sensor histidine kinase/response regulator transcription factor, whose product is MMNTKVKLLLTIIWCHLLPALSAQEMINVRHYSIEDGLSQNIVQDMLQDNDGYIWLATWNGLEKFDGYTFKNYKSYPTDDTKLKYNRLVSIVKGADDALWCHTYDDKVYLFDVRQEKFNDIFVYHPQIEECKLVEKMIPLTNGIIWIIASDGNLWRIDEAMYKKDKGVMFLPSGSVPQHGNRVYSVVRDAHDNEWVLTDKGCFVYGKRELSDSRNFNNAICIDHILYMSSPDGELVTYTPEEGIKEISIKETDYGIIDLLELPNAKMGIMTNRGIIIYDTQNNHAESILVNENHPDIQPSYHLLSNNGILWMINGKENVIRCDLKQKSISFINYPLSQKEKANIFIHEDNYGRIWILAPNGEFSFYNPITNVFEQGYTYINGEHTYYHATGRKFLIDNQQNIWLSCDSGVDQLTFLNESYSYFSTGHNDKIRGLFVDSKQRIWVADKSERIEIYNDNHEYCGNLSRDGHLVKDKQLVFGADIYCFFEDEQHRIWMGSRTGGIYVAVPEAGKFRIYHFKHNEKDKNSLSSDAIFSICQDTKGNIWVGTYGGGLNVVEGSFPNLKFAHYQNGLELYPKNKYLRVRSLLCTSAGIMLVGTTDGLLTFSTNADQWEKIQFNLNQCETKRANSLSNNDVVYVFESRKGDIYVVTHSSGLNLVSSKDLLCDNIEFIHLNKLNGLPSDMAYTISEGKDNELWINFENHICKYNPVENTIDTYDRFYFHSHLAVSEIPFIRDKNNGMYVALNREVLYLDLDKLKKSPFAPHIVFTDVRTRKNYKQERSSPVTNRELTLEKDERNVSITFAALDFAGSGHLQYAYRLKNIDEEWNYIGNSRTASLVNLPAGDFILEVKSTNGDGLWVENTAQLAIHVKPIFWETGWAWLLYIALIVVVILAISATFAYIFNLRRKVDFEQQLTNLKLRFFTDISHELRTPLTLIASPIEEIINREKLSDEGQENIQLAKKNTDRMLRLINQLLDFRKIQNNKMKLYIEQADVVTLSKKIYDNFTGLAHQRNIDFHFVCPYDNYTLYTDMDKLEKILFNLLSNAFKYTPDGKNIDLILEFKEKNLLIKVKDEGNGIELHKIDMLFKRFETLGQTDANLSSGIGLSLVKEWVDMLHGTITVDSKLGYGSTFSISLPGEHEIFESDKNVEFILNDSESSMPMDSGITQNNEEAEGMSVLVVEDNEELRHFMVNILRKDYHVIEAENGKTGLEKIKSKIPDLVISDIMMPCLDGIELLEEVKKDYNVSHIPFVLLSAKATLDDRIKGLEYGADDYITKPFSSGYLRARISSLLKQRSILREHFMKEVLPVAGKEPVVNQDDILENLSPSVPQITSYDEDFIHKIIQAVEERLQDSDFKIEDLADSMNIGRSVFYKKVKSILGVSPIELVKDMRIKRAIQLLETGNYNISQIAYMSGFSSSQYFSRVFKELKNCTPSEYKIKN
- a CDS encoding DUF3874 domain-containing protein, which encodes MLVGFTYENPWNNATMRFGQVLLKAGVVHRHTEYGNVYCDG
- a CDS encoding O-antigen ligase family protein: MGKIQTYKIKTAVMVLLLFAAVCSLQSLACATTPELPSGETVGQWVWLGKAVLFSSGCILIASFLQLFGKAYREDALEFRHFYAYVAWSLVILGSVEAVWGLCQLYGFSVSGHSRYALIGSFFNPGPYAGYLAMALPVCLHLYLRICGWKGMPARYKIEKGTAAVSGMLILCVLPSTMSRSAWVAAAISCAWVAYMHRDKRKWSILWRRYKKRYVLWGAGIFLLLSLAAAGMFFLKPDSALGRLFMWKITCRAIAAHPWGCPTGFACAYGEAQSLYFASGNYASWEERVAGSPEYAFNEYMEFALTYGVAMCILVLFVIFGCLWIGVKLRRYGICGALISLLVFSFSSYPLHLPAFIVTAICLLLACGIGDVIGKYLVLCVCLVVWLGGYAEKWTQERDACRDWVNARILYRSGAYEAANRAYEKLYPSLRKKGAFLFEYGHSLHKSGRYDESFEYLDQARLYSNDPMILNIMGKNCQALHEYKCAEAFFLISVSRLPGRIYPYYLLAKLYSEPDYRDKDKFGDMKWNVLNRKPKVYSTAIEEMRREVEEIAENWDTGSSIIRSDDVESEE
- the lepB gene encoding signal peptidase I; protein product: MKKLKRLKKVAVKFRFYLILAFVTSFIIVLLRLFVFASFKVPSISMEPTITPGDYVFVNKQIPGPRIITNFTSVQRSKNLECKRLKGYRNIHHNDILVFNYPYVDGSHITLNTSMNIIKRCVAIPGDTFYIEKGIYKVRGLMDTLGYYKSQIDYYKYTIQKEEMLHSEMFSFSKQCNWTTTDFGPLYVPKRGDTLMVDGKSILPYWNLVLYETGGELHVLNDTVWLNREYLQVYVFQKNYYFMAGDSPHNSYDSRYWGLLPEDHIIGKAEFIWKSKDTETKHYRWNRMCKML
- a CDS encoding helix-turn-helix transcriptional regulator, yielding METYHDNWNACLLFRNKQLTKQLKDYQNASALAECSSSLLVSMGQLLRLHQHPSYGLVRDEAEWANLFTVIDMLYGDCLSETLSSYGLSMQELKLCYLVRARLGNKAIAVLFNITPRSVLKAKQRIKGKLALSATDCLDTYIQQY